One Myxococcales bacterium genomic region harbors:
- a CDS encoding sigma-70 family RNA polymerase sigma factor: METDEALFERVRTGDARAFDTLYDRHAPPLFGFVRARLGNAAEAEDVLQEAFVAMFRERRGTETVRSVRAWLITAAGHLCANRLRSRKRSGRALEAIAHVHAGEPAQDAEVGVLRNERFSALSEAVARLPDPLAEVYHLRAAGLSYEEVASALDVPLGTIKSRMSRLVEVLRTEVGR; encoded by the coding sequence ATGGAGACCGACGAGGCGCTCTTCGAGCGCGTCCGCACGGGGGACGCGCGCGCGTTCGATACGCTCTACGATAGGCACGCTCCTCCGCTGTTCGGGTTCGTACGCGCGCGCCTCGGGAACGCCGCCGAGGCCGAGGACGTGCTCCAGGAGGCCTTCGTGGCGATGTTTCGTGAGCGGCGCGGCACGGAGACCGTACGGAGCGTCAGGGCCTGGCTCATCACGGCGGCGGGCCACCTGTGCGCGAATCGACTGCGGTCTCGAAAGCGGTCCGGGCGCGCCCTCGAGGCCATCGCCCACGTGCACGCGGGGGAGCCCGCACAAGACGCGGAGGTCGGAGTGCTTCGAAACGAGCGTTTTTCGGCGCTCTCCGAGGCCGTCGCGAGGCTGCCCGATCCGCTCGCCGAGGTCTACCACCTGCGCGCTGCGGGGCTCTCGTACGAGGAGGTGGCCTCGGCGCTCGACGTCCCGCTCGGAACGATCAAATCGAGGATGAGCCGCCTCGTCGAGGTGCTCCGCACGGAGGTTGGGAGATGA
- a CDS encoding sel1 repeat family protein, which produces MDRRSRRLSLALVAAVAAGTAACGGSPSPPPAQVRVAGMVGEDEPLFAVDWPSTMRAELETSMQSGLGVVSLRPGERLKVLPGCTARASYRSVTLSPKHDVVELATHEQIAAALPFSALGLTGKVGAGHESDEVVEVAILARRQSIAPALAFSTSELRGDCTGATHVVTSVVRGAFTVSRRGKSEASASADVAAFGANARSTQRSLVAKSDGDPAACRSAGAPAEGCDALVKVTLRPVTGASALTRPGDAWGKISCVDCAAECDRGDLAACVTIGHREVEAQNEARAERLFRAACDGQVGHGCTGLGMLYDPEGKDRPGSYADPAKALALYARGCDLGSLDGCKFLSFHVHDEARFRLADEGLARRVAKACQAGDELSCGAVANWYLQKGKHLARTGTPGVAEAFDQAITWERRRCSVGTPPELAKRPCLLENWTKVRAGLSGR; this is translated from the coding sequence ATGGATCGTCGTTCACGTCGCCTCTCGCTCGCCCTTGTCGCCGCCGTCGCCGCCGGAACCGCGGCATGCGGCGGGAGCCCATCGCCGCCGCCCGCTCAGGTTCGTGTCGCCGGCATGGTCGGAGAAGACGAGCCGCTCTTCGCCGTGGATTGGCCCTCCACGATGCGCGCCGAGCTCGAGACGAGCATGCAGAGCGGGCTCGGCGTGGTTTCTCTGCGCCCTGGCGAGCGCCTGAAGGTGCTCCCCGGCTGCACGGCGCGCGCGTCGTATCGGAGCGTCACCCTCTCGCCGAAACACGACGTCGTGGAGCTCGCCACCCACGAGCAGATCGCCGCCGCCCTCCCTTTTTCGGCGCTCGGGCTCACCGGCAAGGTCGGGGCGGGTCACGAGAGCGACGAGGTCGTCGAGGTGGCCATCCTCGCGCGGCGCCAGTCGATCGCGCCGGCCCTCGCGTTCTCCACGAGCGAGCTTCGTGGTGACTGTACGGGCGCGACGCACGTGGTGACCTCGGTCGTGCGCGGTGCCTTCACGGTCTCTCGGCGCGGAAAGAGCGAAGCCTCGGCGTCGGCCGACGTCGCGGCGTTCGGAGCGAACGCTCGGTCCACGCAGCGCTCGCTGGTTGCGAAGAGCGACGGAGATCCGGCGGCTTGTCGCTCGGCCGGAGCGCCGGCGGAGGGGTGCGACGCGCTCGTCAAGGTGACACTCCGGCCCGTCACGGGCGCCAGCGCGCTCACGCGGCCGGGCGACGCGTGGGGCAAGATCTCGTGCGTCGACTGCGCCGCCGAGTGCGATCGTGGGGATCTCGCGGCGTGCGTCACGATCGGGCATCGTGAGGTGGAGGCGCAGAACGAAGCGCGCGCCGAGCGGCTCTTTCGCGCCGCGTGCGATGGCCAGGTCGGGCACGGGTGTACTGGTCTCGGCATGCTCTACGACCCCGAAGGCAAGGATCGACCGGGGAGCTATGCCGACCCCGCGAAGGCCCTGGCGCTCTACGCCCGAGGGTGCGATCTCGGCTCGCTCGACGGGTGCAAGTTCCTCTCGTTCCACGTGCACGACGAGGCCCGCTTTCGCCTCGCGGACGAGGGGCTCGCGCGGCGGGTCGCCAAGGCGTGCCAGGCCGGAGACGAGCTGAGCTGCGGCGCGGTGGCGAACTGGTACCTGCAGAAGGGCAAGCACCTCGCGCGCACGGGCACCCCCGGCGTGGCCGAGGCGTTCGACCAAGCCATCACGTGGGAGCGGCGCCGGTGCTCGGTCGGTACGCCGCCCGAGCTGGCCAAACGGCCGTGCCTGCTCGAGAACTGGACGAAGGTGCGCGCGGGGCTCTCGGGCCGATGA
- a CDS encoding methyltransferase domain-containing protein, with amino-acid sequence MHDCPEISDLIVDYDATTLARRPVKKSTVLEALAQHQNAWGLRIARRFPAEEDRLDPGFVDAALVRSHLELQRLHEEFLMGLRVLEVLEPLVAAVSEIHPGRPVRVVDLGCGLGFVVRWLARHGGLPRHVELVGADYNATFTHAARHLAAQESLACTFVTGNAFRLAEPATIVTSTGALHHFRGAGLTEIFAQQEQAGAMAFLHFDIKPSVFAPIGSWIFHRARMREPLARHDGYLSAVRAHDGDALVSAARSGASGFLCALFDGQVGLLRLVRIMHAIVGVRPELEAGFVRAMGAKRPRLSAFAGHA; translated from the coding sequence ATGCACGACTGCCCCGAAATCTCGGACCTCATCGTCGACTACGACGCCACGACCCTCGCCCGACGGCCGGTGAAGAAGTCGACCGTGCTCGAGGCGCTCGCCCAGCACCAAAACGCGTGGGGCCTCCGCATCGCGCGGCGCTTCCCCGCCGAAGAGGATCGGCTCGATCCGGGCTTCGTCGACGCGGCCCTCGTGCGCTCTCACCTCGAGCTGCAGCGCCTCCACGAGGAATTTCTCATGGGCCTGCGCGTGCTCGAGGTCCTCGAGCCGCTCGTGGCCGCGGTGAGCGAAATCCACCCCGGTCGCCCGGTACGTGTCGTCGACCTTGGGTGCGGCCTCGGGTTCGTCGTGAGGTGGCTCGCACGTCACGGCGGGCTCCCGAGGCACGTCGAGCTCGTCGGGGCCGACTACAACGCGACCTTCACCCACGCCGCGCGGCACCTCGCCGCGCAAGAGTCACTCGCGTGCACGTTCGTGACGGGCAATGCGTTCCGACTCGCCGAGCCCGCCACGATCGTCACGTCCACGGGCGCGCTTCACCACTTCCGCGGGGCGGGCCTCACCGAGATCTTCGCGCAGCAAGAGCAGGCCGGCGCGATGGCGTTCCTGCATTTCGATATCAAACCCAGCGTGTTTGCGCCCATAGGCTCGTGGATCTTCCATCGGGCGCGCATGCGCGAGCCACTCGCGCGCCACGACGGGTACTTGAGCGCGGTGCGGGCGCACGACGGGGATGCCCTCGTCTCGGCGGCACGATCGGGAGCCTCCGGGTTCCTCTGCGCGCTCTTCGACGGGCAGGTCGGCCTCCTCCGGCTCGTGCGTATCATGCACGCGATCGTGGGCGTGCGACCGGAGCTCGAAGCGGGCTTCGTGCGCGCCATGGGAGCCAAGAGGCCGCGACTCTCCGCCTTCGCGGGGCACGCATGA
- a CDS encoding exopolyphosphatase — protein MTEKYRLVTRSDFDGLVCAVLLKELGMLEDIKFVHPKDMQDGKVEVSNKDITTNVPYVKGVHLAFDHHLSEVTRVADKPANHIIDASAPSAARVVYNHFGGKERFPRISEEMMREVDKADAAQFSREEILNPKGWVLLNYLMDPRTGLGRFREFRISNYQLMMDLIDACLNLSIEQILELPDVKERVELYTKHHVEAQDQLMCCSKVYKNLVVLDLRSEENIWPTNRFTLYALFPQCNISIHALWGLKKQNVVFATGKSILDRSSKTNVGELMLKYGGGGHQAAGTCQIETERAEAVLEELIKAINDDG, from the coding sequence ATGACCGAGAAATACAGGCTGGTGACGCGCAGTGACTTCGACGGGCTCGTGTGCGCCGTGCTCCTCAAGGAGCTGGGCATGCTCGAGGACATCAAGTTCGTCCACCCCAAGGACATGCAGGACGGCAAGGTCGAGGTGTCGAACAAGGACATCACGACGAACGTGCCCTACGTGAAGGGGGTGCACCTCGCGTTCGACCACCACCTGAGCGAGGTCACGCGTGTCGCGGACAAGCCGGCGAACCACATCATCGACGCGTCGGCCCCTTCGGCTGCGCGTGTGGTCTACAACCACTTCGGCGGGAAGGAGCGCTTCCCCCGGATCAGCGAAGAGATGATGCGCGAGGTCGACAAGGCCGACGCCGCTCAGTTCTCGCGCGAGGAGATCCTGAACCCCAAGGGCTGGGTCCTCTTGAACTACCTCATGGACCCGCGGACGGGGCTCGGCCGGTTCCGCGAGTTTCGTATCTCGAACTACCAGCTCATGATGGATCTCATCGATGCTTGCTTGAACCTGAGCATCGAGCAGATCCTCGAGCTCCCCGACGTGAAGGAGCGCGTGGAGCTCTACACGAAGCACCACGTCGAGGCTCAGGACCAGCTCATGTGCTGCTCCAAAGTCTACAAAAACCTGGTGGTGCTCGACCTCCGAAGCGAAGAGAACATCTGGCCCACGAACAGGTTCACGCTCTACGCGCTGTTCCCTCAGTGCAACATCTCGATCCACGCGCTCTGGGGCCTGAAGAAGCAGAACGTCGTCTTCGCGACGGGCAAGTCCATCTTGGATCGGAGCTCGAAGACGAACGTGGGGGAGCTGATGCTCAAGTACGGCGGCGGTGGCCACCAGGCGGCGGGTACCTGCCAAATCGAGACCGAGAGGGCAGAGGCCGTGCTCGAGGAGCTCATCAAGGCCATCAACGACGACGGCTGA
- a CDS encoding CHAP domain-containing protein, whose amino-acid sequence MGRRTLALLASLSLVLLLPEPPEAEARARRGALVPRSSSTPTPTAPQEASAASLVDTAVACSCTSTSSCPVIATIRVGALSAQPLYCNQLHGAVNPGTRRGGTWYFQCAELANRWLVESVGAPRIEGNADAMCGNADRRAFDVHTRADGYEPTPGDLLVWDGYTMGHVAVVTSVSPSRMLVANQNYGRNGQQYPSLLVPRTRGFFGSPKGDRGLSAKCVIHPKRLPRQPNGTVSPASSVPASAGPCAHVRSAQDGPYCGASRQNGFSGGDPTILYTCRNGVTTSRRCRSACVMEPAGKPDHCD is encoded by the coding sequence GTGGGTCGCCGAACGCTCGCGCTGCTCGCCTCGCTGTCGCTGGTGTTGCTCCTCCCCGAGCCACCCGAGGCCGAGGCTCGAGCGAGGCGTGGAGCGCTGGTCCCTCGGTCGAGCTCGACCCCGACGCCCACGGCGCCCCAAGAAGCGAGCGCGGCGAGCCTCGTCGATACGGCCGTCGCTTGCTCGTGCACGTCGACCTCGTCGTGCCCTGTCATCGCCACGATCCGCGTCGGAGCGCTCTCGGCGCAGCCCCTCTACTGCAACCAGCTCCACGGGGCGGTGAACCCCGGCACGCGACGCGGAGGAACTTGGTACTTCCAATGCGCCGAGCTCGCCAACCGGTGGCTCGTAGAGAGCGTGGGAGCGCCCCGCATCGAGGGCAACGCCGACGCCATGTGTGGAAACGCCGATCGCCGCGCGTTCGACGTCCACACGAGGGCCGACGGCTACGAGCCGACCCCCGGCGATTTGCTCGTTTGGGACGGCTACACGATGGGGCACGTCGCGGTCGTGACGTCGGTGTCTCCGTCGCGCATGCTCGTCGCGAATCAGAACTACGGCCGCAACGGACAGCAATATCCGTCGTTGCTCGTCCCTCGCACACGCGGATTCTTCGGCAGCCCGAAGGGCGACCGAGGTCTCTCGGCGAAGTGCGTCATTCACCCGAAGCGGCTCCCCCGTCAGCCGAACGGTACGGTGTCGCCCGCCTCGTCCGTCCCTGCGAGCGCGGGGCCGTGCGCGCACGTCCGATCCGCACAAGACGGCCCGTACTGCGGAGCGTCGAGGCAGAACGGCTTCTCGGGCGGCGACCCGACGATCCTCTACACGTGCCGGAACGGCGTCACGACCTCGCGCCGCTGCCGATCCGCGTGCGTGATGGAACCCGCCGGCAAACCCGACCATTGCGACTGA
- a CDS encoding SH3 domain-containing protein has product MNVRSLAVVVACSLSMVSISGCSAELGEEEVAGAEEGQNADESSEALSGSFAVGTDLETTADLNHRSSPSPSADVLQVIPRGTVVKSAAASPRANWYGVSWNGKTGWVSGQYLRKPSAVSGSGAQRILSYHTSKQIELYDTTFGRNDGADALSNIRDAAAGRSAKQSCHGGAPCGRVALSTKLVSAMIALREKYGYRYFVTAIAGAAHSPGSFHYAGRAIDVGEINGRIISGDSAAARGFMQACRDLGGVEVLGPSNRSDHQDHIHCAF; this is encoded by the coding sequence ATGAACGTTCGCTCGCTGGCCGTCGTCGTCGCTTGCTCCCTCTCGATGGTGTCGATCTCCGGATGTTCCGCGGAGCTCGGAGAGGAAGAGGTCGCTGGGGCAGAAGAGGGGCAGAACGCCGACGAGAGCTCCGAGGCCCTGAGCGGGAGCTTCGCCGTCGGGACCGACCTCGAGACCACCGCGGATCTCAATCACCGCAGCTCGCCTAGCCCCTCGGCGGACGTCCTCCAGGTCATCCCGCGAGGGACGGTCGTCAAGAGCGCCGCGGCGAGCCCCCGCGCGAACTGGTACGGCGTATCGTGGAATGGGAAGACGGGGTGGGTGTCGGGCCAGTACCTCCGAAAGCCCAGCGCCGTGTCGGGTAGTGGGGCGCAGCGAATTCTGAGCTATCACACGTCGAAACAGATTGAGCTCTACGACACCACGTTCGGCAGGAACGACGGGGCCGACGCGCTGAGTAACATCCGCGACGCGGCCGCGGGGAGGAGCGCCAAACAGAGCTGCCATGGCGGTGCGCCCTGCGGTCGTGTGGCCCTCTCGACGAAGCTCGTCTCGGCCATGATCGCGCTCCGGGAGAAGTATGGTTACCGCTACTTCGTCACGGCGATCGCGGGCGCGGCCCACTCGCCTGGCTCGTTCCACTACGCGGGCCGCGCGATCGACGTGGGCGAGATCAACGGCCGTATCATCTCGGGGGACAGCGCCGCGGCGCGCGGCTTCATGCAGGCGTGCCGCGACCTGGGCGGGGTCGAGGTGCTCGGCCCGAGCAACCGGTCGGACCATCAAGATCACATCCACTGCGCGTTCTGA
- a CDS encoding chromophore lyase CpcT/CpeT, with protein sequence MSARSVLVALALAGAACSSAVTTEPTPAPSGSLPEAAPPARPAVEAELARFLTGSFDSKDQAASDKSYFEISLEICPIDAKEIGERVLYVEQARVGSAPYRQRLYVIDRKDETTAVSRVFELKAPKSWVGACARAERKASPADADEKVGCSVEMHRVGDAFEGATPDLAWTGSSFEKSSGKVRCPSELNGATYASSTVRLEENLMVSWDRGYDDAGKQVWGATAGGYRFVRRR encoded by the coding sequence GTGAGCGCCCGATCCGTCCTCGTCGCGCTCGCGCTCGCGGGCGCGGCCTGCTCTTCGGCGGTCACCACGGAGCCTACGCCCGCCCCGTCGGGGTCACTCCCCGAGGCCGCCCCTCCCGCGCGGCCCGCGGTCGAGGCCGAGCTCGCGCGATTCCTCACGGGCTCCTTCGACTCGAAGGATCAGGCAGCATCCGACAAGAGTTACTTCGAGATCTCGCTCGAGATCTGCCCCATCGACGCGAAGGAGATCGGGGAGCGTGTCCTCTACGTGGAGCAGGCGCGCGTGGGGTCCGCGCCCTACCGCCAGCGGCTCTACGTCATCGACCGAAAGGACGAGACGACCGCGGTGTCTCGCGTGTTCGAGCTGAAGGCCCCGAAGAGCTGGGTAGGTGCGTGTGCGCGCGCGGAACGCAAGGCGAGCCCCGCGGACGCCGACGAGAAGGTCGGGTGCAGCGTCGAGATGCACCGCGTGGGAGACGCGTTCGAAGGCGCGACGCCCGATCTCGCGTGGACGGGCTCGAGCTTCGAGAAGAGCTCGGGGAAGGTGCGCTGCCCGAGCGAGCTCAACGGCGCCACGTACGCCTCCTCCACGGTACGCCTCGAGGAGAACCTCATGGTGTCCTGGGATCGCGGATACGACGACGCGGGGAAGCAGGTCTGGGGCGCGACGGCCGGCGGCTACCGCTTCGTGCGCCGACGCTGA